A section of the Bacillus pumilus genome encodes:
- a CDS encoding T7SS effector LXG polymorphic toxin: protein MKTIDVFELKNGIDQTLNKLKQQSQNVKSLEKQINQIISLDSALKGEAGQAIKDFYMECHIPFLQFFQIVIEEYSGALKKTKQALHAFESNPNGFISQSFIEQELDQGLKKAERTISDIVSDVNQAIGRVNHIVHLPHVDESTFQQSYQKAWLETSKTIGLLHAFDREQTSALNETKSALHTMKQYIDTLSKMFTGPKIEITSYQKGSIFKDGKEEKISSNISGLNKKIDDPKENPMTIMLNKLNDKEQSNVDTLVKKKPSNKINQNAVFVNGKVYNTNEKIDFANAKTVEVIRDGMLYRLRITDQNKVNIESITKISDLKQTSNILYTAVEFTGINDAIRVITGRDPVTGDKVADMDRLVSSLYMIPGAKIAKVGKYVFKIMKGEKGSKKIVKTPSFGKHSVPKGPYREVNGFPVKVKPGAQEKHISDAPNYKQEVANGKTKSIFYGDNKKAQELLDKFAGKGDMFTKNRERINFGQVIGKYYDHKSKTYVETTNGLIHYGKDGAHIVPARP, encoded by the coding sequence ATGAAAACCATTGACGTCTTTGAGTTGAAGAATGGAATTGACCAAACGCTGAACAAGTTGAAGCAGCAATCACAGAATGTGAAATCCCTAGAAAAACAAATCAATCAAATCATCTCCTTAGATAGCGCATTAAAGGGAGAAGCTGGACAAGCGATAAAAGATTTTTATATGGAGTGTCATATTCCCTTTTTGCAATTCTTTCAGATCGTCATTGAAGAATACAGCGGTGCGCTAAAAAAGACAAAACAGGCACTTCATGCTTTTGAATCAAACCCGAATGGTTTTATCTCTCAATCATTCATTGAACAAGAGCTTGACCAAGGGTTAAAAAAAGCCGAACGGACCATTTCTGATATCGTATCAGATGTGAATCAAGCCATTGGCAGAGTAAACCATATTGTGCATTTGCCTCATGTAGACGAATCTACTTTCCAACAAAGCTATCAGAAAGCATGGCTTGAGACGTCCAAAACCATTGGTCTACTTCATGCATTTGACAGAGAACAAACAAGTGCACTAAATGAAACAAAAAGTGCCCTTCACACAATGAAGCAATACATAGATACTTTAAGCAAGATGTTCACTGGTCCGAAAATTGAAATTACCAGTTATCAAAAAGGCTCTATCTTCAAAGATGGAAAAGAAGAAAAAATCAGCAGTAACATCAGCGGATTGAATAAAAAAATAGACGACCCTAAAGAAAATCCAATGACGATCATGCTGAACAAGCTGAATGATAAAGAGCAATCGAATGTGGATACTCTTGTGAAGAAGAAACCCTCTAATAAAATCAATCAAAACGCCGTGTTCGTAAATGGAAAAGTATATAATACAAATGAAAAGATTGACTTCGCAAATGCCAAAACAGTTGAAGTTATTCGAGATGGAATGCTCTATCGGTTACGAATAACGGATCAAAACAAAGTGAATATTGAAAGCATCACAAAGATTTCCGACTTGAAACAAACCTCAAACATCTTATATACAGCAGTTGAATTTACAGGAATAAATGATGCCATTCGAGTCATCACAGGAAGAGACCCTGTAACAGGTGACAAAGTCGCTGACATGGACCGTCTAGTATCAAGCTTGTACATGATACCCGGAGCTAAAATCGCTAAAGTAGGAAAATACGTATTTAAAATAATGAAAGGAGAGAAAGGATCTAAGAAGATTGTCAAAACACCTTCCTTCGGCAAACACTCCGTACCAAAAGGTCCGTATCGTGAAGTAAATGGTTTCCCTGTAAAAGTAAAACCAGGCGCTCAAGAAAAACATATTTCTGATGCACCTAACTATAAGCAAGAAGTTGCGAATGGTAAAACCAAGAGTATCTTTTATGGAGACAATAAAAAGGCACAAGAATTACTAGATAAGTTTGCAGGAAAAGGGGATATGTTCACTAAAAATAGAGAAAGAATAAATTTTGGTCAAGTAATAGGAAAATACTATGATCACAAATCCAAAACGTATGTTGAAACTACTAACGGATTGATACATTACGGAAAAGACGGAGCTCACATAGTACCAGCGAGACCATAA
- a CDS encoding VOC family protein codes for MSKGLIHHIELNVSNLKNSIIFWGWFLEELGYEPYQTWESGRSWKLGETYIVFVQTEEQFMDIPYHRRRAGLNHLAFHASSRQQVDDMTEKLKSIGVKILYTDTHPFAGGDKHYAVYFEDPDRMKVELVAP; via the coding sequence TTGTCAAAAGGACTTATTCATCATATTGAACTAAATGTTTCGAATTTAAAGAATTCGATTATTTTTTGGGGGTGGTTTTTAGAGGAGTTAGGCTACGAGCCGTATCAAACCTGGGAAAGCGGTCGAAGTTGGAAATTAGGAGAAACTTATATCGTTTTCGTACAAACGGAGGAACAATTTATGGACATACCCTATCATAGACGCAGGGCAGGTCTAAACCACCTGGCTTTTCATGCCAGTTCCCGGCAGCAAGTAGATGATATGACTGAAAAGTTAAAAAGCATAGGGGTTAAAATTCTTTATACCGATACACACCCCTTCGCAGGCGGCGATAAACATTACGCAGTTTATTTCGAAGATCCTGATAGAATGAAAGTTGAATTGGTGGCACCTTAA
- a CDS encoding teichoic acid D-Ala incorporation-associated protein DltX: MNMLFKKLLENKSVKWIGYTSFYLLILLLLFFIYGFHTANTGSFIYNDF; the protein is encoded by the coding sequence ATCAATATGCTATTCAAAAAGCTATTAGAAAATAAGTCTGTAAAATGGATAGGATATACAAGCTTTTACTTACTTATTTTGCTATTATTGTTCTTTATTTACGGATTCCATACAGCAAATACGGGATCATTCATTTACAACGATTTTTAA
- the dltA gene encoding D-alanine--poly(phosphoribitol) ligase subunit DltA, with the protein MKLLHTIHEYQQTKPTQPAFVSQHASITYDELWHLSDQMAGAIDAVTNDSAPVIVYGHMEPEMLISFLGSVKSGRPYIPVDISIPAERIVSIIESSKASLLICANEQNVLDVEEHIEVKSAASLLALEKEAPPSSQWVQQDDVFYIIYTSGSTGKPKGVQVTAKNLESFTEWMCRDFPIGEGRTFLNQAPFSFDLSVMDLYPALQSGGTLYCLVKDLVNKPKDMFAALGQSDVEVWTSTPSFVQMCLMDPSFTGELLPDLKVFLFCGEALPVSVASALLERFPKAQVFNTYGPTEATVAITSIEVTQAILDQHDSLPVGYAKPDTDIVILDEEGKNLPDGEKGEIVIVGPSVTRGYLGEQALTDKVFFEYEGRPAYRTGDAGVAQDGLITCHGRLDYQIKLHGYRMELEEIEYHVSETTHVNACVIVPFQPNGHVEYLIAAIVPAAHSFEKEYQLTSAIKKEMADSLPAYMIPRKFVYLEQLYMTPNGKVDRKRIAKEVLL; encoded by the coding sequence ATGAAACTATTACACACGATTCATGAATACCAACAAACGAAACCAACACAGCCAGCATTTGTTTCTCAACATGCTTCGATCACATATGATGAGCTTTGGCATCTATCAGACCAAATGGCTGGTGCGATCGATGCGGTCACTAATGATAGTGCACCTGTCATTGTATACGGTCATATGGAGCCAGAGATGCTGATTTCTTTCTTAGGCAGTGTGAAATCAGGTAGGCCATACATTCCGGTCGACATTTCAATCCCTGCCGAGCGTATCGTCTCAATTATTGAAAGCTCAAAAGCCAGTCTGTTGATTTGTGCTAATGAGCAGAATGTACTAGATGTAGAAGAGCACATTGAAGTGAAGAGTGCGGCATCGCTTTTAGCTCTTGAAAAAGAAGCACCGCCATCCTCACAGTGGGTTCAACAAGATGATGTGTTTTACATCATTTATACGTCTGGCAGTACCGGAAAACCGAAAGGCGTTCAGGTAACAGCCAAAAATTTAGAAAGCTTTACAGAGTGGATGTGCCGAGACTTCCCAATTGGTGAGGGGCGCACGTTCTTAAATCAAGCACCATTTTCTTTTGACTTATCAGTGATGGATTTGTATCCAGCGCTTCAATCAGGTGGCACGCTGTACTGTTTAGTAAAAGATCTAGTGAATAAGCCGAAGGATATGTTTGCAGCACTTGGTCAATCTGACGTTGAAGTGTGGACATCAACACCTTCCTTTGTGCAAATGTGTTTGATGGATCCTTCCTTTACAGGGGAGCTTTTACCAGATTTGAAAGTTTTCTTGTTCTGCGGAGAGGCACTTCCTGTATCTGTAGCAAGTGCACTCCTTGAGCGTTTTCCAAAAGCGCAGGTCTTTAATACGTATGGTCCGACTGAAGCAACTGTTGCGATCACATCGATTGAAGTCACGCAGGCCATTCTTGATCAGCACGATTCTTTACCAGTCGGCTATGCGAAACCGGATACAGATATCGTCATTTTAGATGAAGAAGGTAAGAACCTTCCGGATGGTGAAAAAGGAGAAATTGTCATTGTGGGGCCAAGCGTCACGAGAGGCTACTTAGGTGAACAAGCCTTAACGGATAAAGTGTTCTTTGAATACGAAGGGCGCCCTGCTTATCGCACAGGAGATGCAGGTGTGGCGCAGGATGGTTTGATTACGTGCCACGGTCGTCTGGACTATCAAATTAAGCTGCACGGATACCGGATGGAGCTTGAAGAAATTGAATATCATGTGAGCGAGACAACGCATGTCAATGCTTGTGTGATTGTGCCGTTCCAGCCAAACGGTCATGTGGAGTACTTGATTGCAGCCATTGTTCCAGCAGCGCATTCTTTTGAAAAAGAATATCAGCTGACAAGTGCAATTAAGAAAGAAATGGCAGATTCACTGCCTGCGTACATGATTCCAAGAAAGTTTGTCTATCTTGAGCAGCTATACATGACGCCAAACGGGAAGGTTGACCGTAAAAGAATCGCGAAAGAGGTTCTTCTATGA
- the dltB gene encoding D-alanyl-lipoteichoic acid biosynthesis protein DltB → MIPFSSFFFFILIGVLLLPTIILGLRGKRMQGYNMFATVVALALIFSKDAHGALLLFLFTVWQVLIIRLYLSYRLKANKASVFYMAVVASILPLVLSKVLPFFLTHQPHQPPPMNWLSFLGISYLTFKGVQLVIETRDGLIKKKIPIHRLVYFIVFFPTISSGPIDRYRRFEKDMDTPPEKEAYSDLLYAGVHKIFIGFLYKFIIGYLINTYILTNIHHFSSSQFVQQLTYMYAYSMYLFFDFAGYTAFAVGVSYIMGIKSPENFNKPFISRNIKDFWNRWHMSLSFWFRDYVFMRFVFFMTKKKWIKNRMAVSNIGYFVLFLLMGAWHGLALQYIIYGLYHAVVMSGYNLFEKWNKKHKWWPDNKVTMVVSIIITFHVICFGFYIFSGKPFHH, encoded by the coding sequence ATGATTCCGTTTAGTTCATTCTTTTTCTTCATTCTAATTGGTGTTCTTCTTTTGCCGACGATCATTCTTGGTCTACGCGGCAAACGAATGCAGGGCTACAACATGTTTGCAACGGTTGTGGCACTCGCGCTTATTTTCTCAAAGGATGCACATGGCGCGCTGCTGCTCTTCTTGTTTACAGTTTGGCAAGTCTTGATCATCCGCCTGTACCTTTCGTACCGGTTGAAAGCGAATAAAGCGTCTGTCTTCTATATGGCAGTGGTGGCATCGATTTTGCCACTTGTACTCTCAAAGGTTTTACCGTTCTTTTTAACTCATCAGCCGCATCAACCGCCGCCAATGAACTGGCTGAGCTTTTTAGGGATCTCGTACTTAACATTTAAAGGTGTTCAGTTAGTTATCGAGACAAGAGATGGCTTGATTAAGAAGAAAATTCCGATTCACCGTTTGGTCTATTTCATTGTCTTTTTCCCGACGATTTCATCAGGTCCAATTGATCGTTACCGCCGGTTTGAAAAGGATATGGATACGCCGCCTGAAAAGGAAGCATACAGTGATCTTTTATACGCCGGTGTTCATAAAATTTTTATCGGCTTCTTATATAAGTTCATTATAGGTTATCTAATTAACACGTATATTCTAACGAATATTCATCACTTTAGCAGCAGTCAATTTGTTCAACAGTTAACGTATATGTATGCGTACAGTATGTATTTGTTCTTTGACTTTGCTGGCTATACAGCATTTGCTGTTGGTGTGAGTTATATCATGGGCATTAAATCACCAGAAAACTTTAACAAACCGTTTATCAGTCGGAATATTAAAGACTTCTGGAATCGCTGGCACATGTCCCTGTCCTTCTGGTTCAGAGACTACGTGTTTATGAGATTTGTGTTCTTTATGACAAAAAAGAAGTGGATCAAGAACCGTATGGCTGTATCAAATATTGGGTACTTTGTCCTCTTTCTATTGATGGGTGCTTGGCATGGTCTCGCCCTTCAATATATTATTTACGGACTATATCACGCAGTTGTGATGTCCGGTTACAATCTATTTGAGAAATGGAATAAAAAACACAAGTGGTGGCCGGATAACAAGGTCACAATGGTTGTGTCAATCATTATTACATTCCATGTGATTTGTTTCGGATTTTATATTTTTTCAGGAAAACCATTTCATCATTAA
- the dltC gene encoding D-alanine--poly(phosphoribitol) ligase subunit 2 — MEFKNQVYGIIAEVCQDDVVKENPEIAIFDEGLLDSFGTVELLMAIESQLGITVPITEFDRDVWDTPNHIAEQLAEMK; from the coding sequence ATGGAATTTAAAAATCAAGTATACGGTATTATTGCAGAGGTTTGTCAGGACGACGTTGTGAAAGAAAATCCAGAGATTGCAATTTTTGACGAAGGTCTTCTAGATTCATTTGGTACAGTAGAACTGCTTATGGCAATCGAAAGTCAACTTGGAATTACTGTTCCGATTACAGAATTTGATCGTGATGTGTGGGATACACCGAATCACATTGCTGAGCAGCTGGCAGAGATGAAGTAA
- the dltD gene encoding D-alanyl-lipoteichoic acid biosynthesis protein DltD: MKKRFFGPLILAAVLFIGVLLVPNAWLSHLIPKDKLQKSATELDPGMFQGLYLQDEMLKDPTYLPIYGSSELSRFDPYHPSNFFHENPQGFTPYLIGKGGSQSLIHAMNFAAHMDELKGKKLVFIVSPQWFVKGGSDENHFAPNYSALQALNLAYNKEIDPTVKKELIKRIMTFKAVKNDMVITELFKAELSGNKFAYGAISPIAKMYYGMLQKKDMYYTIGSGHERNLKPSPSVKGKTWSELEKEASVLGAKKAGNNPFYINQKLFERKLKPIMKKMKDSREDHSYAESPEYKDFQIMLDILKQAGAKPLFVTIPVNGKWYDYTGFPKEGRTEYYEKINRQIRDNGYEVADLTKHEYDPYFFKDTIHVSYKGWVYIDKAIEKFYTEQ; this comes from the coding sequence ATGAAAAAGCGTTTTTTTGGGCCGCTTATTTTAGCGGCTGTTCTATTCATTGGTGTTCTTCTTGTACCAAATGCATGGCTCTCACATCTGATCCCAAAAGACAAATTACAAAAGTCAGCCACAGAATTAGATCCGGGGATGTTCCAAGGGCTATATTTACAAGATGAAATGCTAAAAGATCCAACTTATTTGCCGATCTATGGATCTTCTGAACTATCACGTTTTGATCCATATCACCCTTCGAATTTCTTTCATGAGAATCCTCAAGGGTTTACACCTTATCTTATTGGAAAAGGTGGATCTCAATCATTAATTCATGCGATGAACTTTGCTGCTCATATGGATGAATTAAAAGGGAAGAAGCTTGTATTTATCGTGTCCCCGCAGTGGTTTGTAAAAGGGGGATCAGACGAGAATCACTTTGCACCGAACTATTCAGCGCTTCAAGCACTGAATCTCGCTTATAATAAAGAAATTGATCCAACTGTGAAAAAAGAACTGATTAAGAGAATCATGACGTTTAAAGCAGTAAAGAACGACATGGTCATCACAGAGCTTTTTAAAGCAGAGCTTTCTGGGAACAAATTCGCTTATGGCGCGATTTCTCCTATTGCCAAAATGTATTATGGCATGCTTCAAAAGAAAGACATGTACTATACAATTGGATCGGGGCATGAACGTAACCTTAAACCGTCTCCTTCAGTCAAAGGAAAAACATGGTCTGAGCTTGAAAAAGAAGCAAGTGTCTTAGGTGCGAAAAAAGCAGGGAATAACCCATTTTATATTAATCAAAAACTGTTTGAGCGCAAGCTGAAACCGATTATGAAAAAGATGAAGGATTCTCGTGAAGACCACTCTTATGCGGAATCACCAGAATACAAAGATTTTCAAATCATGCTGGATATTTTAAAACAGGCAGGGGCAAAGCCTTTGTTTGTGACGATTCCTGTCAACGGAAAATGGTATGATTATACCGGTTTTCCAAAAGAGGGACGTACAGAGTATTATGAGAAAATCAATCGTCAAATACGCGATAACGGGTATGAAGTCGCAGATTTGACTAAGCATGAGTACGATCCTTACTTCTTTAAAGATACGATTCACGTGTCTTATAAAGGATGGGTGTACATCGATAAGGCAATCGAAAAGTTTTACACAGAGCAGTAG
- a CDS encoding YkvA family protein, translating to MNRSEKKELLKGSKKHFNDHAFWEKLKKTAQKAGVSLVYAVLLLYYTLQKPEVPVKAKTLIIGALGYFILPIDLIPDTLIGVGYTDDLGAITFALLQVAMYIDDDVKGKAKDRLSKWFGEKTDTSLIDQKLEDGGMPSA from the coding sequence ATGAATCGTTCTGAGAAAAAAGAACTATTAAAGGGTTCGAAAAAGCATTTTAATGATCATGCCTTTTGGGAAAAGTTAAAAAAGACGGCACAAAAAGCTGGTGTCTCTCTTGTCTATGCTGTGCTATTACTTTACTATACATTGCAAAAACCTGAAGTACCTGTCAAAGCGAAGACCCTTATTATTGGGGCGCTCGGATACTTTATCCTTCCAATTGACCTTATTCCTGATACATTAATTGGTGTCGGCTATACAGATGATTTAGGAGCGATCACATTTGCTCTGCTCCAAGTAGCGATGTACATTGATGATGATGTGAAAGGAAAAGCGAAGGACAGGCTATCAAAATGGTTCGGTGAAAAAACCGATACGTCTCTGATTGATCAAAAGCTTGAAGATGGTGGGATGCCGTCTGCATAA
- a CDS encoding lactonase family protein produces MANIRGYIGTYTKGDSKGIYTFTLNTDKQQIEQVEVAAELENPTYLTVSDSQKFVYAVVKEGSQGGVAAYQIDAETGTLRFINQELAEGASPCHVSVDSQTKTAFTANYHKGTAEMYEIDAENGSVIRTLSQAQHEGTGPNEDRQEKPHTHFMGLTPDEQFAVAVDLGTDGIYTYKKENGKLDLAHTFETKPGTGPRHITFHPTKPVAYVMTELSSEVIVLRYFEDGHFEEIQTIATIPNDFTENNQGSAIHVSSDGQFVYAGNRGHDSIAIFKADADGQLSLVEIASSEGNWPRDFVLDPTEEFLVGSNQESSNLVLYKRDKETGRLTVLQSDISVPHPVCVKFLG; encoded by the coding sequence ATGGCTAACATCAGAGGTTATATCGGAACGTATACAAAGGGAGACAGTAAAGGCATTTATACTTTTACATTAAATACGGACAAGCAGCAGATTGAGCAAGTAGAAGTAGCTGCTGAACTTGAAAATCCTACATATTTAACCGTCTCAGATTCTCAAAAATTTGTGTATGCTGTGGTGAAAGAAGGATCACAGGGCGGCGTGGCTGCTTATCAAATCGATGCAGAAACCGGCACACTTCGTTTCATCAACCAAGAACTTGCCGAAGGCGCTTCTCCTTGTCACGTCAGCGTGGACAGTCAAACAAAAACAGCTTTTACAGCAAACTATCATAAAGGAACAGCAGAGATGTATGAAATCGATGCTGAAAATGGCTCAGTGATCCGCACACTGTCACAGGCGCAGCATGAAGGAACTGGCCCTAACGAAGATCGTCAGGAAAAACCGCACACTCACTTTATGGGTCTGACACCAGATGAACAATTTGCAGTAGCTGTTGACCTTGGGACAGATGGCATTTATACGTATAAGAAAGAAAACGGCAAACTTGATCTAGCTCATACATTTGAAACAAAACCAGGCACCGGGCCTCGCCATATCACATTCCATCCAACGAAACCTGTGGCATATGTGATGACAGAGCTAAGCTCAGAGGTGATTGTGCTTCGTTACTTTGAAGATGGTCATTTCGAAGAGATTCAAACGATCGCAACCATTCCAAATGACTTTACAGAGAACAACCAAGGTAGTGCCATCCATGTCTCTTCAGACGGCCAATTTGTTTATGCAGGAAATCGTGGACATGACAGCATTGCGATTTTTAAAGCAGATGCTGACGGTCAATTAAGTCTTGTCGAGATTGCTTCTTCTGAAGGAAACTGGCCTAGAGACTTTGTGCTTGACCCAACTGAAGAATTCCTCGTCGGTTCAAACCAAGAATCTAGCAACCTAGTGTTATACAAACGCGACAAAGAAACAGGAAGACTCACTGTCTTACAATCAGACATCTCAGTGCCTCATCCAGTTTGCGTGAAATTTTTAGGATAA
- the ilvE gene encoding branched-chain-amino-acid transaminase — MEDQKEQWIFLNDELVKKEDAKISVYDHGFLYGDGVFEGIRVYNGNIFRMKEHLDRLYDSARSIMLNIPYSLEELTEKMIHTVERNGLKDAYIRLVVSRGAGDLGLDPNNCGRANTVIIVEPLAIFPKHLYETGIDIVTVPTRRNRPDVLSPKVKSLNYLNNILVRIEAHMAGVSEALMLNDQGYVAEGSADNVFIYKKGKLYTPPGYIGALEGITRNAIMEIAEDLGYEVKEEPFTRHDVYTAEEVFLTGTAAEVIAVVKVDGRTIGEGQPGVHTNKLLEQFRKRVVEEGEKVVFTDENIHAS; from the coding sequence ATGGAAGACCAAAAGGAACAGTGGATCTTTTTAAACGATGAACTCGTGAAAAAAGAGGATGCGAAAATCTCAGTTTATGATCATGGCTTCTTATACGGTGACGGTGTGTTCGAAGGGATACGCGTGTATAACGGAAATATCTTTCGAATGAAGGAACATTTAGACCGCCTGTATGACTCCGCCAGATCGATTATGCTGAACATTCCATATTCACTTGAGGAACTCACGGAAAAAATGATTCATACAGTTGAAAGGAACGGACTGAAGGATGCCTATATTCGTCTTGTTGTTTCAAGAGGAGCTGGTGATCTTGGTTTAGATCCAAACAACTGCGGGAGAGCCAACACAGTGATCATTGTGGAGCCGCTGGCCATCTTTCCAAAGCACCTATATGAAACAGGTATTGATATTGTGACGGTACCGACGAGACGAAATCGTCCCGACGTACTGAGTCCAAAAGTGAAATCATTAAATTATTTGAATAACATCCTTGTCCGAATCGAAGCCCATATGGCCGGTGTGAGTGAAGCGCTGATGCTGAACGATCAAGGGTACGTGGCAGAAGGTTCTGCAGACAATGTGTTTATTTATAAAAAAGGGAAGCTCTATACACCGCCAGGTTATATCGGCGCTCTTGAAGGCATCACAAGAAATGCCATCATGGAGATTGCAGAGGACTTAGGTTACGAAGTGAAAGAAGAACCATTCACAAGGCACGATGTGTATACAGCAGAAGAAGTTTTTCTAACAGGGACTGCAGCCGAAGTCATCGCCGTTGTAAAGGTTGATGGCCGTACAATCGGTGAAGGGCAGCCTGGGGTTCACACAAACAAACTTCTTGAACAATTCCGTAAGCGAGTCGTTGAAGAAGGAGAAAAAGTCGTTTTTACAGATGAAAACATTCACGCAAGCTAA
- the ilvB gene encoding acetolactate synthase large subunit: MGTNVQVETETSKAPQTMNGALMLIEALKREKVEVIFGYPGGAVLPIYDKIYDSGLFHVLPRHEQGAIHAAEGYARVSGKPGVVIATSGPGATNLVTGIADAMIDSLPLVVFTGQVATSVIGSDAFQEADVLGITMPITKHSYQVRNPEELPGVIKEAFHIATTGRPGPVLIDIPKDVAGIEGTFEYDQPIDLPGYQPKVEPNYLQIRKLVEAVSRAKKPVILAGAGVLHGKASEELRQYVEQQQIPVAHTLLGLGGFPAKHPLFLGMAGMHGTYAANMALHQCDLLISIGARFDDRVTGNLNHFAKHAKVAHIDIDPAEIGKNIHTHIPVVGDSKLVLQELIKQDGKQGESDEWKNQLDQWKEEYPLWYVENEAEGFKPQKLIEYIHQFTKGEAIVATDVGQHQMWAAQFYPFENADKWVTSGGLGTMGFGLPAAIGAQLADQEATVVAILGDGGFQMTLQELAVIRELNLPVKVIVLNNHSLGMVRQWQEIFYEERYSYSKFSEQPDFVKLSEAYGIKGIRISSDEEAKEKLEEALTSREPVFIDVNVARDEKVFPMVAPGKGLHEMVGVKP, encoded by the coding sequence ATGGGGACAAATGTACAAGTGGAGACGGAAACATCTAAAGCACCACAAACGATGAACGGTGCACTCATGTTAATTGAAGCACTTAAAAGAGAAAAAGTAGAAGTCATTTTCGGATATCCAGGCGGAGCGGTTTTACCGATCTACGATAAAATTTATGATTCTGGGTTATTCCATGTCCTGCCAAGACATGAACAGGGAGCGATTCATGCGGCAGAAGGATACGCAAGAGTATCTGGCAAACCAGGTGTTGTCATTGCAACATCAGGACCTGGAGCAACAAACCTAGTCACAGGAATTGCAGATGCAATGATTGATTCACTTCCTCTTGTTGTCTTCACAGGACAGGTGGCAACCTCAGTCATTGGATCAGACGCTTTCCAGGAAGCAGACGTGCTCGGCATCACAATGCCTATCACAAAGCACAGCTATCAGGTGAGAAATCCAGAGGAATTACCTGGCGTCATTAAAGAAGCGTTCCACATCGCAACGACAGGAAGACCTGGTCCAGTCTTGATTGATATTCCAAAAGATGTGGCAGGCATTGAAGGAACGTTTGAATACGATCAGCCAATTGATTTACCTGGTTATCAGCCAAAAGTAGAGCCGAACTATTTGCAAATTCGCAAATTAGTAGAAGCTGTCAGCAGAGCGAAGAAACCAGTCATTCTAGCAGGAGCTGGCGTTCTTCATGGCAAAGCATCTGAAGAATTAAGGCAGTATGTAGAGCAGCAACAAATCCCAGTCGCTCATACACTGCTAGGACTTGGCGGCTTCCCGGCAAAGCACCCTCTTTTCCTAGGGATGGCTGGTATGCATGGCACATATGCCGCGAACATGGCACTTCATCAATGTGATTTGCTCATTTCAATCGGTGCGAGATTCGATGATAGGGTAACTGGCAATCTCAATCACTTTGCGAAACATGCGAAGGTGGCACACATTGATATCGACCCAGCAGAAATTGGCAAGAACATTCATACGCATATCCCGGTTGTTGGAGACAGTAAGCTAGTCCTTCAAGAGCTGATTAAGCAAGACGGGAAGCAAGGAGAGTCAGACGAATGGAAAAACCAACTAGATCAGTGGAAGGAAGAATATCCACTCTGGTATGTTGAAAATGAAGCAGAGGGCTTTAAACCGCAAAAGCTGATTGAATACATTCATCAATTCACAAAAGGTGAAGCCATTGTGGCAACGGATGTTGGACAGCATCAAATGTGGGCAGCTCAATTCTATCCATTTGAAAATGCAGATAAATGGGTCACATCTGGCGGCCTTGGTACGATGGGCTTCGGTTTACCAGCAGCCATTGGCGCTCAGTTAGCTGATCAAGAGGCAACGGTTGTGGCGATTTTAGGAGACGGAGGTTTCCAAATGACCCTGCAAGAACTTGCCGTTATCCGTGAGCTGAACCTTCCAGTGAAAGTGATTGTTCTCAATAATCATAGCCTTGGAATGGTAAGACAATGGCAAGAAATTTTCTACGAAGAACGCTACTCATATTCTAAATTTTCAGAGCAGCCGGACTTCGTTAAATTATCTGAAGCTTATGGCATTAAAGGAATCAGAATCTCATCAGACGAAGAGGCGAAAGAAAAGCTTGAAGAAGCGCTAACCTCTAGAGAGCCTGTTTTCATCGATGTCAATGTAGCGAGAGATGAAAAAGTATTCCCGATGGTAGCACCGGGGAAAGGACTTCATGAGATGGTGGGGGTGAAACCTTGA